The following are encoded together in the Labrus mixtus chromosome 2, fLabMix1.1, whole genome shotgun sequence genome:
- the fgfbp1b gene encoding fibroblast growth factor-binding protein 1: protein MQLLQTLAPWLLLVFLGQQVSVSSGARNKNRDADKTVTSAPGRAQRSGNKSPATGRGKFDINKDKMKCAWRARDVGDTVRVSVKCENPEARIKGGTTDVECDYNGKPQRCPGYQSDPKGFWKQVARAFKRLQGKACHDEHALVRAGMCKRAPRDAHFKLDISSSVASAQSGGMSEDLQPPRPPRPTKSSPYRPTACTGGEQQRRKAEENCGKWASLCTFFFSMLQSDDC, encoded by the coding sequence ATGCAGCTGCTCCAGACTTTGGCTCCCTGGTTGCTGTTGGTCTTCCTCGGACAGCAGGTCTCTGTGTCCTCTGGTGCGCGCAATAAGAACCGAGACGCGGACAAAACCGTGACCTCAGCCCCCGGCAGAGCGCAGAGGAGCGGCAACAAGTCCCCAGCGACTGGCCGGGGAAAGTTCGACATCAATAAAGACAAGATGAAGTGCGCGTGGAGGGCTCGCGACGTCGGGGACACGGTCAGGGTGTCAGTCAAATGCGAGAACCCGGAGGCACGCATCAAAGGTGGAACCACCGACGTCGAGTGTGATTACAACGGCAAACCTCAGCGCTGTCCGGGCTACCAGTCCGACCCGAAGGGCTTCTGGAAACAGGTGGCACGCGCGTTCAAAAGGCTGCAAGGTAAAGCGTGCCATGATGAGCACGCGCTTGTGAGGGCTGGCATGTGTAAGCGCGCGCCCCGGGATGCGCACTTCAAGCTTGATATCTCCAGCTCCGTGGCCTCTGCTCAGTCAGGAGGAATGTCTGAGGACCTCCAGCCCCCCCGACCCCCCCGACCAACTAAATCCTCTCCGTACAGACCAACAGCCTGCACAGGGGgcgagcagcagaggagaaaggCGGAGGAGAACTGTGGCAAATGGGCCAGTTTGTGCACGTTCTTCTTCTCCATGCTGCAAAGTGACGACTGTTGA